In the genome of Pleurocapsa minor HA4230-MV1, one region contains:
- a CDS encoding amino acid adenylation domain-containing protein: MKKFSFNCILIGEGNLLIECAEILIRNHHQIKAIISPSKAIALWAKNHNLLYFKNLRQFKQIFTLRCNYIFSIVNHTILNQEVLELADTAINYHDALLPTYAGVNATSLAIINGEKQHGISWHEMNLEVDTGKIFKQVKIELEPTETALTLNAKCYQAAIVSFQELIEELATKKTTTKSQDLQQRSYCARYQKPLALGIIDFNGSAIVIDNLVRGLDFGNYPNPLATAKLLLNLNSGLDYVIVTKVKVLTALSSQSPGTIVGITNQQLIVATGSHNIALETIVSQQNKTISIAELVADYQLQVGQKLPEIDTKSIAEVVKLASEIAPSETYWLKQLSKCRQLSLPFEQIPVASVSCNNYRQVKLPLSSTVTNLLRDSLEVTIAAFAIYLARLSNNKRISFGFERPTQDPWFARYVPCNLKLELEQNFTSVLKTVTERLRLNHQHQTYVSDVMTRYPKLAARQTNFSVAVTQIGQNSLLQANLASSHLTLIIDRQQAEYFWSYNTEVFSAQTIETMIEQWTILLEAIASNSQCPVSQLPLISAGERQKILGEWNYTDSNYPQELCLHQLFEAKAAENPQAVALVCQGEYLTYGELEQKANQLARYLQSLGVRAETLVGVCLDRSLEMIVALFAILKAGGAYLPLDPNYPSARLTYLLEDAGVEILLTQGKLDDRIPNTSAKIVCLDRDWQNIAASNNNLVNNVNSHNLAYAIYTSGSTGNPKGVEIEHHSVVNTLCDIEQRFKVNSQDRILAVSSLSFDLSVYDIFGVLGSGGRVIIPQPENCPNPEHWLELIVQSKVTIWNSAPALMELLIDYIVTNKQTLPQSLRLILLSGDRISPNLVFQLQTLNPELQIISLGGATEASIWSIYYPIQNLTDSAKTIPYGRPLNNQAFYILDQELQLLPIGAIGELYIGGVGVARGYLHRQELTASKFIRDPFSSSATARLYKTGDLGRYLEDGNIEFLGRIDNQVKIRGVRVELGEIEATLLQYPEIKETLVAIAPNNFEQTSIVAYCTLKSKSITSRQLRDFLKTRLPDYAVPTAFVFLDALPLTPNGKVNRQALLKLPINQPETENDFLPPQDRLEWQLSQIWSRILNVKPIGRDDNFFELGGNSLLALRLFEQIQSTFGKNLPLATLFQAPTIAQLAHLMLERGWSASWSSLVSIQPHGNQSPLFCIHAVGGNVLGYQTLAAALGTERPIYGLQARGLDGKQTPLTSIEEMASSYLEEIKLIQPQGPYFLAGYSFGGFVAFEMAQQLSRQGQTVAVLALFDCFGPNGCDKSTFPQRLSIHLNNLSELSFKEKLTYFTDRFEYILQSKIPWSWQQKYLKLTNLLSSPEQKLISQIQNINFQANQRYTPTVYEGKLTLFRARVRQAYGYFDPYGGWQGFALGGIDVDEVPGSHTSLLLKSENSQILAEKLKPILANFTEQPQCDESAKIRQVKLRQN; encoded by the coding sequence ATGAAGAAGTTTTCATTTAATTGCATACTAATTGGAGAAGGAAATTTATTAATCGAATGTGCCGAAATACTAATTCGTAATCATCATCAAATTAAAGCAATCATTTCTCCTAGTAAAGCGATCGCTCTTTGGGCAAAAAACCATAATCTTCTTTATTTTAAAAATCTTCGGCAATTCAAACAAATATTTACTCTGCGATGCAACTATATATTTAGTATTGTCAATCACACTATCTTAAATCAAGAAGTTTTAGAACTGGCTGATACAGCGATCAACTATCATGATGCACTATTGCCAACTTATGCTGGAGTAAATGCGACTTCCTTAGCAATTATTAATGGTGAAAAGCAGCATGGTATCTCCTGGCATGAAATGAATCTAGAGGTAGATACAGGAAAAATATTTAAGCAAGTAAAAATAGAGCTTGAACCTACAGAAACTGCTTTAACTCTTAATGCAAAATGTTATCAGGCGGCGATTGTTTCTTTTCAGGAATTGATCGAAGAATTAGCAACTAAAAAAACAACTACTAAGTCTCAAGATTTACAACAGCGTAGTTATTGCGCCCGATATCAAAAACCTCTAGCACTGGGCATAATTGATTTTAATGGTTCAGCGATAGTAATTGATAATTTAGTTAGAGGTTTGGATTTTGGTAATTACCCCAATCCTTTAGCTACAGCAAAACTATTATTAAACTTAAATTCAGGTCTAGACTATGTAATTGTGACTAAAGTTAAAGTGCTAACAGCTTTATCTTCACAATCGCCTGGAACAATAGTTGGGATTACCAATCAACAATTAATTGTGGCTACAGGTAGTCATAATATTGCCCTAGAAACTATTGTTAGCCAACAAAATAAAACTATTTCAATTGCTGAATTAGTTGCTGATTATCAATTGCAGGTTGGACAAAAGCTACCAGAAATTGACACCAAATCAATTGCTGAAGTAGTTAAACTTGCCAGTGAAATTGCACCATCGGAAACTTATTGGCTTAAACAATTATCTAAGTGCCGACAATTAAGTTTACCTTTTGAGCAAATACCAGTAGCTTCAGTAAGTTGCAATAACTATCGACAAGTTAAATTACCTCTAAGCTCAACAGTTACTAATTTACTTCGAGACTCTCTAGAAGTTACTATTGCCGCCTTCGCGATTTATCTAGCACGTTTAAGTAACAATAAGCGCATCAGTTTCGGATTTGAGCGACCTACTCAAGATCCCTGGTTCGCTCGATATGTACCCTGCAATTTAAAACTTGAACTCGAACAAAATTTTACTAGCGTCTTAAAAACAGTAACTGAGAGACTTAGGCTCAACCACCAACATCAAACTTATGTAAGCGATGTTATGACTAGATATCCCAAATTAGCTGCTCGACAAACTAATTTTTCAGTTGCTGTAACTCAAATAGGGCAAAATTCTCTACTCCAAGCAAATTTAGCCTCCAGTCATCTCACTTTAATTATCGATCGACAACAAGCAGAGTACTTTTGGTCTTATAACACCGAGGTATTTTCAGCTCAAACCATTGAGACGATGATTGAGCAATGGACAATCTTATTAGAAGCAATTGCAAGCAATTCCCAGTGTCCCGTTTCTCAACTGCCTTTAATATCTGCTGGTGAGCGTCAGAAAATCCTAGGCGAGTGGAACTATACCGATAGTAATTATCCGCAGGAGCTATGTCTCCATCAACTATTTGAAGCAAAAGCAGCCGAAAATCCGCAAGCAGTGGCTCTTGTTTGCCAAGGCGAGTATTTAACCTATGGAGAATTAGAGCAAAAAGCCAATCAATTGGCACGTTATCTTCAAAGTTTAGGAGTTAGAGCCGAAACTTTAGTTGGTGTATGTCTCGATCGCTCCTTAGAAATGATTGTCGCTCTATTTGCCATTCTCAAAGCAGGTGGCGCTTATTTACCTCTAGACCCCAATTATCCGAGCGCTAGGCTAACCTATCTATTAGAAGATGCGGGTGTCGAGATCCTGTTAACTCAAGGCAAATTAGATGACCGCATACCAAATACTTCAGCCAAGATAGTTTGTTTAGATCGAGACTGGCAAAATATTGCAGCGAGTAATAATAATCTTGTTAACAATGTTAATAGCCATAATTTAGCTTATGCGATCTACACTTCTGGCTCAACGGGTAATCCCAAAGGAGTCGAGATCGAACATCATAGTGTGGTCAATACCTTATGTGACATCGAACAGCGCTTTAAAGTCAACTCTCAAGACCGCATTTTAGCCGTATCTTCCTTAAGCTTCGATCTATCTGTTTACGATATTTTTGGAGTTTTGGGATCTGGAGGTAGGGTGATCATTCCTCAACCTGAAAACTGTCCTAATCCTGAACATTGGCTAGAATTAATCGTCCAATCAAAAGTTACTATTTGGAATTCAGCCCCCGCTTTAATGGAGCTGCTGATCGACTATATCGTGACTAATAAGCAAACATTACCCCAATCTCTACGTTTAATTTTACTGAGTGGCGATCGCATTAGTCCTAACTTAGTATTTCAGCTGCAAACCCTCAACCCAGAACTACAAATCATTAGTTTAGGAGGCGCAACAGAGGCATCAATTTGGTCGATCTACTATCCGATCCAGAACTTAACTGACTCCGCTAAAACGATTCCTTATGGTCGTCCTCTCAATAATCAAGCTTTTTATATCCTCGACCAAGAATTACAATTATTGCCGATTGGAGCTATAGGAGAACTTTATATTGGTGGAGTTGGTGTAGCCAGAGGTTATTTGCATCGGCAGGAATTAACCGCTAGTAAATTCATTCGCGATCCTTTTAGTAGTTCAGCAACCGCTCGTCTGTATAAAACTGGAGATTTAGGTCGCTATCTTGAAGATGGCAACATTGAATTTTTGGGACGTATTGACAATCAAGTGAAAATTCGCGGTGTTCGAGTCGAACTGGGAGAAATCGAAGCCACTTTACTACAATATCCAGAAATCAAAGAAACCTTAGTGGCGATCGCTCCTAATAATTTTGAGCAGACAAGCATAGTAGCTTACTGCACCTTAAAATCAAAATCAATCACGAGTAGGCAATTACGCGACTTTCTTAAAACTAGATTACCTGACTATGCAGTTCCTACGGCATTTGTTTTTTTAGATGCCTTACCTTTAACTCCCAATGGTAAAGTAAACCGTCAAGCGCTACTCAAACTACCAATAAATCAGCCAGAAACAGAAAACGATTTTCTCCCACCCCAAGATCGATTGGAATGGCAGTTAAGTCAGATTTGGTCGCGAATTTTAAATGTTAAACCAATTGGTAGAGATGATAACTTTTTCGAGCTGGGGGGTAATTCTTTATTAGCATTACGCTTATTCGAGCAAATTCAAAGCACTTTTGGTAAAAATTTACCGTTAGCAACTCTTTTTCAAGCACCGACGATTGCTCAATTAGCACACTTGATGCTAGAGCGAGGATGGTCAGCTTCTTGGTCTTCTTTGGTTAGTATTCAACCCCACGGCAATCAGTCTCCTTTATTTTGTATCCATGCTGTTGGGGGAAATGTTTTGGGTTACCAAACGTTAGCAGCAGCGTTAGGAACAGAACGACCCATTTATGGTTTACAGGCAAGAGGTTTAGACGGTAAACAAACACCATTAACTTCAATTGAAGAAATGGCTAGTAGTTATCTGGAAGAAATTAAACTAATTCAACCACAAGGCCCGTATTTTCTGGCAGGATACTCTTTTGGGGGTTTTGTAGCTTTTGAAATGGCACAGCAACTGTCACGACAAGGACAAACCGTAGCTGTTCTGGCGTTATTTGATTGTTTTGGGCCTAACGGTTGCGATAAATCGACATTTCCACAACGCTTATCAATTCACCTTAATAATTTGAGCGAATTATCATTTAAAGAAAAATTGACCTATTTTACAGATCGATTTGAATATATTTTACAATCTAAAATACCTTGGTCTTGGCAACAGAAATATTTGAAACTAACCAATTTGCTCAGTTCGCCAGAGCAAAAGCTGATTTCACAGATTCAAAATATTAACTTTCAAGCAAATCAACGATATACACCAACTGTTTACGAGGGAAAATTAACTCTTTTCCGCGCTCGGGTTAGACAGGCTTATGGTTATTTTGATCCTTATGGCGGTTGGCAAGGATTCGCATTGGGAGGAATTGATGTTGATGAAGTTCCTGGCAGTCATACAAGCTTGTTACTTAAGTCAGAAAACTCTCAGATACTGGCAGAAAAACTGAAACCTATTCTGGCAAATTTTACAGAGCAACCTCAGTGCGATGAGTCAGCTAAAATTAGACAAGTTAAATTGAGACAGAATTAG
- a CDS encoding alpha/beta hydrolase: MSKSTLFKWFRQTAIAFISAGIAISLTPRQASSSEKVIFTYGGLTQSISITELQDFADTGEVSPALDTLLKHGKQNPFVIRWILKQEFPANNKLISDLLNTAPGEYILSQTENVVSSKTEIANLTALRGALIASASDNNLVSLLELLENYPTQDVYVNGKIFVRLQENFAQFVEGTSQYIKMP, encoded by the coding sequence ATGAGCAAAAGCACATTATTTAAGTGGTTTAGACAAACTGCGATCGCTTTTATTAGTGCAGGAATAGCAATTTCTTTGACCCCTAGGCAAGCTTCAAGTTCAGAAAAAGTGATTTTTACCTATGGTGGATTAACCCAATCAATTTCGATCACAGAATTGCAGGATTTTGCCGATACAGGCGAAGTTTCCCCCGCATTAGATACTTTATTAAAACATGGCAAACAGAACCCATTTGTGATTCGCTGGATTTTAAAACAAGAATTTCCTGCCAACAATAAACTAATCTCCGATTTGCTTAATACAGCGCCAGGAGAATATATCTTATCCCAGACTGAGAATGTAGTAAGTTCTAAAACCGAAATAGCCAACTTAACGGCTTTGCGGGGAGCATTGATCGCTTCGGCTAGCGATAATAATTTGGTTTCTTTGCTGGAATTATTAGAAAATTACCCAACCCAAGATGTATACGTCAACGGTAAGATTTTCGTCAGACTGCAAGAAAATTTTGCTCAGTTTGTCGAAGGGACAAGTCAATACATTAAAATGCCCTGA